The proteins below are encoded in one region of Populus alba chromosome 2, ASM523922v2, whole genome shotgun sequence:
- the LOC118050009 gene encoding receptor-like serine/threonine-protein kinase ALE2, whose amino-acid sequence MHTLATSLLVLCLSSFVFTCLGHPLLHMYLSPSLQPSWPLSVKDIFVRHGMSAAMKVSFARLRPSRNHVVKPSLGPILSPATSLVHQALPPVPSSAPLPRRHSGHHHRHGKPVVTAPFPSEEQSCDQICTEPLTASLSGSPCGCVYPMKVRLLLDVAPYAVFPVMRELESEVAAGTYLEQSQVIIMGASADSQNQGKTVVDINLVPLGEKFDNTTAILIYDRFWKNKMPLNITLFGNYVVIYISYPGIPSSPPYPNYTGSGPSGSAGDLPITANFVSKTQRMNLRTITTIALSAFVVLVVCIGAIAVVVKWRKSGRPSSAVGPAFTSSINKRSGIGSFLSSSIASSASMSLMSNMATCMLSVKTFSFAELEKATDKFSSKRILGEGGFGRVYRGSMEDGTEVAFKVLTRDNQNGDREFVAEVEMLSRLHHRNLVKLIGICIEGHTRCLVYELIRNGSVESHLHGVDKNKGPLDWDARLKIALGAARGLAYLHEDSNPRVIHRDFKASNVLLEDDFTPKVSDFGLAREATEGSHHISTRVMGTFGYVAPEYAMTGHLLVKSDVYSYGVVLLELLSGRKPVDMSQPPGQENLVTWARPLLTTREGLEQLVDPSLAGSYDFDDIAKVAAIAAMCVHSEVTNRPFMGEVVQALKLIYNDTDETCGDYCSQKESSILGSDFKCDLVPSDSSWWNAGGTPPRLTYGQASSFITMDYSSGPLEEMESRPFSASSLAADHLSLPIRHMNRSGPLRTVRSKPAFYRLRGSMSEHWGLLSRRSRNDGYWA is encoded by the exons ATGCATACCTTGGCGACATCGCTGCTTGTTCTTTGCTTGTCTAGCTTTGTTTTTACTTGTTTAG GACATCCATTACTTCATATGTATTTGTCTCCTTCTTTGCAACCAAGCTGGCCATTATCTGTGAAAGACATTTTTGTGAGACATG GAATGTCGGCTGCAATGAAAGTGTCATTTGCTCGACTGCGGCCATCTCGAAATCATGTGGTTAAGCCTTCTTTGGGCCCTATCCTCTCACCTGCAACTTCTTTGGTGCATCAAG ctCTCCCCCCTGTTCCTAGCAGTGCACCCTTACCAAGACGTCATAGTGGTCATCATCATCGCCATGGGAAACCTGTAGTGACTGCTCCATTCCCATCAGAAGAGCAAA GCTGTGATCAAATATGCACAGAGCCACTCACTGCATCTCTCTCTGGCTCACCTTGTGGCTGTGTTTATCCTATGAAAGTTAGACTTCTCCTAGATGTGGCTCCGTATGCTGTTTTTCCTGTAATGAGAGAGCTAGAGAGTGAAGTTGCAGCAGGCACGTATCTGGAACAGAGTCAAGTGATAATAATGGGTGCAAGTGCCGACAGTCAGAACCAGGGGAAAACTGTCGTGGATATCAACTTGGTTCCACTTGGAGAGAAGTTTGATAATACTACTGCAATACTTATATATGATAgattttggaaaaacaaaatgcCTTTAAATATAACTCTTTTTGGTAATTATGTAGTAATATACATTAGTTATCCAG GGATCCCTTCTTCACCACCATATCCAAACTACACGGGGAGCGGTCCGAGTGGAAGTGCAGGAGATCTTCCCATTACTGCTAATTTTGTGAGCAAGACCCAGAGGATGAATCTTAGAACCATCACCACCATTGCTCTGTCAGCATTTGTGGTTTTAGTGGTTTGCATTGGGGCAATTGCTGTTGTCGTGAAATGGAGGAAGTCAGGAAGACCATCAAGTGCTGTTGGTCCGGCATTTACATCCTCTATAAATAAAAGATCTG GCATTGGGTCTTTCTTGTCAAGCAGCATTGCAAGCTCGGCATCAATGTCCCTCATGTCCAACATGGCTACTTGTATGCTGTCTGTCAAAACATTTTCATTCGCTGAGCTTGAGAAGGCAACAGACAAGTTCAGTTCGAAGAGGATTTTAGGTGAAGGAGGATTTGGACGAGTTTACCGCGGGAGTATGGAAGATGGAACTGAAGTTGCTTTTAAGGTGCTTACAAGGGACAATCAGAATGGAGACCGTGAATTTGTCGCTGAAGTTGAAATGTTAAGTCGATTGCATCATCGAAACCTTGTGAAACTTATTGGCATATGTATTGAAGGGCACACACGGTGCTTGGTGTATGAACTTATTCGGAATGGCAGTGTGGAATCGCACTTGCATG GTGTTGACAAGAATAAGGGGCCTCTTGACTGGGATGCACGGTTGAAGATTGCCCTTGGAGCAGCTAGGGGATTGGCCTATCTTCATGAAGATTCTAACCCTCGTGTAATTCATCGAGATTTTAAGGCTAGTAATGTTTTACTAGAAGACGACTTCACCCCCAAGGTCTCTGATTTTGGCTTGGCGAGGGAAGCAACAGAAGGAAGTCATCATATATCTACTAGGGTCATGGGAACTTTTGG GTATGTTGCCCCTGAATATGCAATGACAGGACATTTACTTGTAAAGAGTGATGTCTACAGTTATGGGGTTGTGCTGCTTGAGCTTCTGTCTGGAAGAAAACCTGTGGATATGTCCCAACCTCCGGGACAGGAAAATTTAGTGACTTGGGCACGCCCGCTGCTAACTACTAGAGAAGGACTAGAGCAGTTGGTGGATCCTTCCTTGGCAGGAAGCTATGACTTTGATGACATTGCTAAAGTGGCAGCCATTGCTGCCATGTGTGTTCACTCAGAGGTGACTAACAGGCCATTCATGGGTGAAGTTGTCCAGGCTCTGAAACTGATATACAATGACACAGATGAGACTTGTGGAGACTACTGCAGTCAAAAGGAGTCCTCCATTCTGGGATCTGACTTCAAATGTGATCTTGTTCCTTCGGACAGTAGCTGGTGGAATGCTGGCGGGACACCCCCTCGGTTAACTTATGGGCAGGCCTCATCCTTCATCACAATGGATTACAGTTCCGGTCCACTCGAAGAGATGGAAAGCAGACCGTTTTCAGCTTCAAGTTTAGCCGCAGATCACCTGTCTCTGCCAATTAGACACATGAACCGCTCCGGCCCCTTGAGAACTGTAAGAAGTAAACCTGCCTTCTATAGATTAAGGGGCAGCATGAGCGAACACTGGGGGCTCCTGTCAAGGCGTTCTCGGAATGACGGATATTGGGCTTGA
- the LOC118050044 gene encoding uncharacterized protein isoform X1: MHLLSNYPPSLTSPPRFSYLRHPSSSSPSRILSPPPPTTTVTATRVKITSSEMDSLPEHRIVLGCGAAGVDFLAAVASFPKPDDKIRSTSLKVQGGGNAANALTCAARLGLNPRLISKVADDIQGRGVLEELESDGVDTSFFVVSKEGNSPSTYIIVDNETKTRTCIHTPGYPPMIPDELSRSSLLSALDGARLVYLDGRLHEAALVIAQETARKNIPILIDVERKREGLDDLLPLASYAVCSSKFPLAWTEAPSISSALVSMLLRLPKIKFVIVTLGEDGCIMLERSTEEAPASEEKDVDSLLESLKQRKDDNVAIPTCYASPLTKIRANGIGTVNGRLLVGTAEKIPPPELVDTTGAGDAFIGAVLYAICADMPPEKMLPFASQVAAAGCRALGARTGLPHRTDPRLAAFLH; encoded by the exons atgcaCTTGCTGTCAAATTATCCTCCTTCTCTCACCTCTCCACCCCGCTTCTCTTATTTACGCCAcccttcctcctcctccccctCTCGTATCctctctccaccaccaccaacaaccACCGTCACGGCCACCAG AGTGAAAAttacgtcatcggagatggactCGCTTCCTGAGCACCGGATCGTC TTAGGATGCGGAGCGGCAGGGGTGGATTTCCTGGCGGCCGTCGCTTCTTTTCCTAAACCTGATGACAAGATCCGAAGCACTAGCTTGAAG GTGCAAGGAGGTGGAAATGCGGCGAATGCGTTAACATGTGCTGCTCGTTTGGGTTTGAATCCCAGGCTCATTTCCAAG GTTGCTGATGATATTCAAGGCAGGGGAGTTTTGGAGGAGCTAGAATCCGATGGTGTTGATACTTCTTTTTTCGTG GTTTCCAAGGAGGGAAATTCACCATCTACGTATATTATTGTTGACAATGAAAC GAAAACCCGTACCTGTATTCATACTCCAGGATATCCTCCCATGATACCAGATGAACTTTCCCGGTCAAGCCTTTTATCTGCATTGGATGGAGCAAGACTTGTTTATCTTGATGGAAGGTTACATGAAGCTGCCTTAGTCATTGCACAAGAG ACAGCTCGCAAAAATATACCCATTTTGATTGATgtggaaagaaagagagaagggctGGATGATCTTCTGCCGTTGGCTAGTTATGCTGTATGCTCGTCAAAATTTCCACTG GCATGGACAGAGGCGCCATCTATTTCAAGTGCACTTGTTTCCATGCTTCTGAGATTGCCGAAAATCAAATTTGTGATTGTGACCTTGGGTGAAGATGGATGTATAATGCTTGAGAGAAGCACAGAAG aggCTCCTGCATCAGAAGAAAAGGATGTAGATAGCTTGTTGGAGTCACTGAAGCAGAGAAAGGATGATAACGTAGCCATCCCAACATGTTATGCATCA CCACTGACAAAGATAAGAGCAAACGGTATAGGGACAGTGAATGGGAGGTTGTTGGTGGGAACAGCTGAGAAGATACCACCACCAGAACTTGTCGATACGACTGGTGCTGGAGATGCTTTTATTGGTGCTGTTCTTTATG CTATCTGCGCCGACATGCCTCCGGAGAAGATGTTACCATTTGCTTCTCAAGTG GCAGCTGCTGGCTGTAGGGCCTTGGGAGCTCGAACTGGTCTCCCGCACCGCACTGATCCACGGTTGGCAGCCTTCTTACATTAG
- the LOC118050044 gene encoding uncharacterized protein isoform X2: MHLLSNYPPSLTSPPRFSYLRHPSSSSPSRILSPPPPTTTVTATRVKITSSEMDSLPEHRIVLGCGAAGVDFLAAVASFPKPDDKIRSTSLKVQGGGNAANALTCAARLGLNPRLISKVADDIQGRGVLEELESDGVDTSFFVVSKEGNSPSTYIIVDNETKTRTCIHTPGYPPMIPDELSRSSLLSALDGARLVYLDGRLHEAALVIAQETARKNIPILIDVERKREGLDDLLPLASYAVCSSKFPLAWTEAPSISSALVSMLLRLPKIKFVIVTLGEDGCIMLERSTEEAPASEEKDVDSLLESLKQRKDDNPLTKIRANGIGTVNGRLLVGTAEKIPPPELVDTTGAGDAFIGAVLYAICADMPPEKMLPFASQVAAAGCRALGARTGLPHRTDPRLAAFLH, encoded by the exons atgcaCTTGCTGTCAAATTATCCTCCTTCTCTCACCTCTCCACCCCGCTTCTCTTATTTACGCCAcccttcctcctcctccccctCTCGTATCctctctccaccaccaccaacaaccACCGTCACGGCCACCAG AGTGAAAAttacgtcatcggagatggactCGCTTCCTGAGCACCGGATCGTC TTAGGATGCGGAGCGGCAGGGGTGGATTTCCTGGCGGCCGTCGCTTCTTTTCCTAAACCTGATGACAAGATCCGAAGCACTAGCTTGAAG GTGCAAGGAGGTGGAAATGCGGCGAATGCGTTAACATGTGCTGCTCGTTTGGGTTTGAATCCCAGGCTCATTTCCAAG GTTGCTGATGATATTCAAGGCAGGGGAGTTTTGGAGGAGCTAGAATCCGATGGTGTTGATACTTCTTTTTTCGTG GTTTCCAAGGAGGGAAATTCACCATCTACGTATATTATTGTTGACAATGAAAC GAAAACCCGTACCTGTATTCATACTCCAGGATATCCTCCCATGATACCAGATGAACTTTCCCGGTCAAGCCTTTTATCTGCATTGGATGGAGCAAGACTTGTTTATCTTGATGGAAGGTTACATGAAGCTGCCTTAGTCATTGCACAAGAG ACAGCTCGCAAAAATATACCCATTTTGATTGATgtggaaagaaagagagaagggctGGATGATCTTCTGCCGTTGGCTAGTTATGCTGTATGCTCGTCAAAATTTCCACTG GCATGGACAGAGGCGCCATCTATTTCAAGTGCACTTGTTTCCATGCTTCTGAGATTGCCGAAAATCAAATTTGTGATTGTGACCTTGGGTGAAGATGGATGTATAATGCTTGAGAGAAGCACAGAAG aggCTCCTGCATCAGAAGAAAAGGATGTAGATAGCTTGTTGGAGTCACTGAAGCAGAGAAAGGATGATAAC CCACTGACAAAGATAAGAGCAAACGGTATAGGGACAGTGAATGGGAGGTTGTTGGTGGGAACAGCTGAGAAGATACCACCACCAGAACTTGTCGATACGACTGGTGCTGGAGATGCTTTTATTGGTGCTGTTCTTTATG CTATCTGCGCCGACATGCCTCCGGAGAAGATGTTACCATTTGCTTCTCAAGTG GCAGCTGCTGGCTGTAGGGCCTTGGGAGCTCGAACTGGTCTCCCGCACCGCACTGATCCACGGTTGGCAGCCTTCTTACATTAG
- the LOC118050043 gene encoding multiple C2 domain and transmembrane region protein 10, with protein sequence MTRKEKLVVEVVAAHNLMPKDGEGSSSPFVEVEFENQRLRTQVKYKDLNPIWNQKLVFHIKDVADLSYRAIEVNVFNERRSSNSRNFLGKVRVSGSSVAKQGEEVVQLHTLDKRSLFSHIRGEISLKLYVSRREEVKEVGVFGNGEVVSSTPGSSHSSKKNKKIQQQNPVILQQPQQLSQEVISNNKQAQEQGQNNNNAKPVETNPGGIQPVVTTAAHGPGSLVSSSGGSIVGPAGGNGLAGFSVHSNGSSEFSLKETSPHLGGGRLNKDKTSSTYDLVELMQYLYVRVVKAKCNMLFGGGEVVAEVKLGNYRGVTKKVISSSNVEWDQVFAFSKDCIQSSMVEVFVKQGNKDDYLGRVWFDLNEVPRRVPPDSQLAPQWYRMEDKKGDKSKGGELMVSIWFGTQADEAFSEAWHSKAANVHFEGLCSIKSKVYLSPKLWYLRVAVIEAQDIVPGEKGLGMMRFPELFVKVQVGSQILRTKIAGPNPNKSMINPYWSEELMFVVAEPFEDFLFLSVEDRVGPGREEAVGRVMLPVAAIERRHDDKQVVSRWFNLDNQFGSAVESKLVTRFGSKIHLRLSLDGGYHVLDESTMYSSDVRPTAKQLWKPHIGVLEMGILGATGLMPTKLKEGKRESIDAYCVAKYGQKWVRTRTVVDSFSPKWNEQYTWEVFDPCTVITVGVFDNCRTDKNVFNNAGARDSRIGKVRVRLSTLESDRVYTHSYPLLMLHTTGVKKMGELHLAVRFSCANMANMLHMYTLPLLPQMHYVQPLSVNQLDAMRYQAMNVVASRLSRAEPPLGREVVEYMLDHDSHMWSMRRSKANFARLISVLSVLVAMARWVESMRNWHKPVYSTLFVLAFLLWVAMPELIIPSLLLYMAFVGLWRYRARPRHPPHMDTKLSHVVSVYSDELDEEFDSFPTSRSAETVRMRYDRLRSVAGRIQTVVGDMASQGERFQALLGWRDPRATFLFVVMCLFAAVGFYAVPIRVVVALWGLYVMRPPKFRNKLPPRALSFFRRLPTKADSLL encoded by the coding sequence ATGACCAGGAAAGAAAAgctggtggtggaggtggtaGCAGCTCACAACTTGATGCCAAAAGATGGAGAAGGCTCGTCATCACCTTTTGTGGAGGTGGAGTTTGAGAACCAAAGACTAAGAACTCAAGTCAAGTACAAAGACTTGAACCCTATATGGAATCAGAAGCTTGTGTTTCACATCAAAGATGTTGCAGATCTTTCTTACAGAGCTATAGAGGTTAATGTTTTCAATGAGAGGAGGTCAAGCAACAGCAGAAACTTTCTTGGTAAAGTTAGAGTTTCTGGTTCAAGTGTTGCTAAACAAGGTGAGGAGGTGGTGCAGTTGCACACTCTCGATAAAAGAAGTTTGTTTTCTCATATAAGAGGAGAGATAAGTTTAAAGCTTTATGTTTCTAGAAGAGAGGAGGTTAAGGAAGTTGGGGTTTTTGGTAATGGAGAGGTGGTTTCTAGTACTCCTGGATCTTCTCATTCTTcaaagaagaacaagaagatacAGCAGCAGAATCCAGTTATATTGCAGCAACCGCAACAGTTGTCTCAAGAGGTCATCAGCAATAACAAGCAAGCACAAGAGCAAGGCCAGAACAATAATAATGCAAAGCCTGTTGAGACGAACCCAGGTGGGATTCAACCTGTTGTCACCACTGCTGCTCATGGTCCTGGCTCTCTTGTTTCTAGTTCTGGAGGGAGCATTGTAGGCCCTGCTGGAGGTAATGGTCTTGCTGGGTTTAGTGTGCACTCAAACGGGTCTAGTGAGTTCTCTCTTAAAGAGACAAGTCCACACCTTGGTGGGGGTCGtttaaacaaagataaaacTAGTTCAACTTATGATCTTGTTGAGCTAATGCAGTATCTTTATGTTAGAGTTGTTAAGGCTAAATGTAATATGTTGTTTGGTGGTGGTGAAGTAGTGGCGGAGGTGAAGTTAGGGAACTATAGGGGGGTTACAAAGAAGGTAATCAGCTCAAGTAATGTGGAATGGGACCAAGTTTTTGCTTTCTCTAAAGATTGCATACAGTCATCAATGGTGGAGGTTTTTGTCAAACAAGGCAACAAAGATGATTACTTGGGCcgtgtttggtttgatttgaatGAAGTTCCTAGAAGGGTACCCCCTGACAGTCAATTAGCACCACAATGGTACAGAATGGAGGACAAGAAAGGGGACAAGTCAAAAGGTGGCGAGCTTATGGTGTCTATTTGGTTTGGGACTCAAGCTGACGAGGCCTTCTCCGAGGCTTGGCATTCAAAGGCAGCAAATGTGCATTTTGAGGGGCTTTGCTCGATCAAATCCAAGGTTTATCTATCACCTAAGCTGTGGTATCTACGGGTGGCTGTTATTGAAGCACAAGATATTGTTCCCGGGGAAAAGGGTCTGGGAATGATGAGGTTCCCGGAACTTTTTGTGAAAGTCCAGGTGGGCAGCCAGATTCTGAGGACTAAAATAGCAGGGCCTAACCCCAACAAGAGTATGATCAATCCTTACTGGAGTGAGGAATTGATGTTTGTAGTTGCAGAGCCATTTGAGGATTTCCTGTTCCTTTCTGTCGAGGATCGTGTTGGACCGGGGCGAGAGGAGGCTGTAGGCAGAGTTATGCTTCCAGTGGCTGCGATTGAAAGGCGTCACGATGATAAACAAGTCGTTTCTAGGTGGTTCAATCTTGATAATCAATTTGGCAGTGCAGTTGAGTCAAAACTTGTGACGAGATTTGGGTCTAAAATTCACCTCAGGCTGTCTCTAGATGGGGGCTACCATGTGCTGGATGAAAGCACAATGTATAGCAGCGATGTAAGGCCAACAGCAAAACAGCTATGGAAGCCTCACATTGGTGTTCTTGAGATGGGAATTTTGGGTGCAACAGGACTGATGCCAACAAAACTCAAGGAAGGGAAAAGGGAGTCCATAGATGCTTACTGTGTTGCAAAGTATGGTCAGAAATGGGTGAGAACACGCACGGTTGTTGATAGTTTCTCACCCAAATGGAACGAGCAGTACACCTGGGAAGTGTTTGATCCTTGCACAGTCATCACTGTTGGGGTTTTTGATAACTGTCGAACAGACAAGAACGTGTTTAACAATGCCGGTGCTCGTGATTCTCGTATTGGGAAAGTTAGAGTTCGGTTATCAACCCTTGAATCAGACAGGGTTTACACGCATTCTTATCCTCTCCTTATGCTTCACACCACTGGTGTCAAGAAGATGGGTGAGCTTCATTTAGCTGTAAGGTTTTCTTGTGCGAACATGGCTAATATGTTGCACATGTACACACTGCCACTGCTGCCACAGATGCATTATGTGCAACCATTGAGTGTGAACCAACTGGATGCCATGAGGTATCAAGCAATGAATGTGGTGGCGTCACGGCTCAGTCGAGCAGAGCCACCGCTGGGGCGAGAAGTGGTGGAGTACATGCTTGATCACGATTCTCATATGTGGAGCATGAGAAGAAGCAAGGCTAACTTCGCTAGACTAATAAGTGTACTCTCTGTTCTTGTTGCCATGGCTCGGTGGGTGGAGTCGATGCGCAATTGGCACAAGCCAGTCTACTCAACCTTGTTCGTTTTAGCGTTCCTCTTGTGGGTTGCAATGCCTGAGCTCATTATCCCCTCACTGTTGCTCTACATGGCATTTGTGGGACTCTGGCGATACAGGGCACGACCACGTCACCCACCCCACATGGATACCAAGCTTTCTCATGTTGTAAGTGTTTACTCCGATGAACTGGATGAAGAATTTGACTCTTTTCCGACAAGCCGAAGTGCCGAGACAGTCAGGATGAGGTATGACAGGCTGAGGAGTGTGGCAGGGAGGATTCAAACTGTGGTTGGTGATATGGCTTCTCAAGGTGAACGTTTCCAGGCATTGCTAGGTTGGAGAGACCCGAGAGCCACCTTCTTGTTCGTGGTTATGTGCCTGTTCGCGGCTGTTGGGTTCTATGCTGTGCCAATCAGGGTTGTGGTGGCTCTGTGGGGGCTGTATGTGATGAGGCCGCCCAAATTCAGGAACAAGTTGCCTCCGAGGGCTTTGAGTTTCTTCAGAAGGTTGCCGACAAAGGCTGATAGTTTGTTGTAG